A genomic region of Gemmata massiliana contains the following coding sequences:
- the pyrH gene encoding UMP kinase, whose translation MPDTDTAAPKFKRVLLKLSGEALGFGGGKLGINLDETKHIAEQLARVAASGVQLAVVIGGGNLLRGAQFSAGDERIKPATADYMGMLATVMNGLALQDTLEAMGVETRLQSAVRMETVAEPYIRRRALRHLEKNRIVILAGGTGNPFVTTDTAAALRGTELQANVLLKATKVDGVFNSDPAKNPYAEKFERLTFDQVIQKQLGVMDIGAFEMCRLAKLPILVFNYKQEGAIERAVAGHPIGTIVTG comes from the coding sequence ATGCCCGACACCGATACTGCCGCTCCGAAGTTCAAGCGCGTTCTGCTCAAGCTCAGCGGTGAGGCGCTCGGCTTCGGTGGAGGCAAACTCGGCATCAACCTCGACGAAACGAAACACATTGCCGAGCAACTGGCCCGGGTCGCGGCGAGCGGGGTACAACTCGCCGTCGTGATCGGCGGCGGGAACCTGCTCCGCGGCGCCCAGTTCTCCGCTGGCGACGAGCGCATCAAACCCGCGACCGCCGACTACATGGGGATGCTCGCGACCGTGATGAACGGCCTCGCGCTTCAGGACACTCTCGAGGCGATGGGCGTGGAAACGCGCCTCCAGAGCGCGGTGCGAATGGAAACGGTCGCCGAACCGTACATCCGACGCCGGGCGCTGCGTCACCTGGAAAAGAACCGCATTGTGATCCTCGCCGGGGGCACCGGAAACCCGTTCGTCACCACGGACACCGCTGCGGCCCTACGCGGGACTGAACTCCAGGCCAATGTTCTACTTAAAGCGACGAAGGTGGACGGCGTCTTCAACTCCGACCCGGCGAAGAATCCCTACGCGGAGAAATTCGAGCGCCTCACGTTCGATCAGGTGATCCAAAAGCAGCTCGGGGTCATGGACATCGGCGCGTTCGAGATGTGCCGACTCGCGAAGCTCCCCATCCTCGTATTCAACTACAAGCAGGAAGGCGCGATCGAGCGGGCCGTGGCCGGCCACCCGATCGGCACCATCGTCACGGGCTGA
- a CDS encoding sensor histidine kinase, producing MKQFLFAQYSWPLVALGGLVAAACLASTWYINRLQGDLARAVRHDASKMDAADELQVQLRHLRFHSVIFAADPSEARAAVLRSDTSQVEAAFDNIRRDLIADDEELLALIENDYAEYKRRLGPGGLPPLVRNVPELVRWSDAHPMRELLQPCRELSDRQRARMEAGLARSEAQTTWAGRVLFALGLTGAFGGLLSGYATARGLTRRAAHLSVRVRAVQAELDQEVGALTVEAARPTGNLDAQLDYVVGRVKEVCQRLQEQERGLLRAEQLAAVGQLAAGIAHEVRNPLTGIKFLVEGALRPARATPLTDEDLRLIRQEVVRIERTVQGLLDFARTPTLDRHRYDLRELVAEAAGVARSRAEAKPVTLRVTPAPVVAPASVDRDQFLSLLTNLLLNAIDATPPGGEVQVCTSATPNGTVTVEVADTGTGIDPRIADKLFTPFATTKPTGTGLGLTIAQRVARDHGGTLTAANQVSGGACFTLTLPAVGGLNAEALGR from the coding sequence GTGAAGCAGTTCCTGTTCGCACAATACTCGTGGCCGCTCGTGGCTCTGGGTGGGCTGGTCGCGGCCGCGTGCTTGGCGAGTACGTGGTACATCAACCGGCTCCAGGGCGATCTCGCACGCGCGGTTCGGCACGATGCGTCCAAAATGGACGCGGCCGACGAGCTTCAGGTGCAATTGCGGCACCTCCGGTTCCACTCGGTGATATTCGCTGCCGACCCGAGCGAAGCCCGCGCCGCGGTGTTGCGCTCGGACACATCGCAGGTCGAAGCGGCGTTCGACAACATCCGGCGCGACCTCATCGCGGACGACGAAGAACTGCTCGCCCTTATCGAGAACGACTACGCCGAATACAAGCGCAGACTCGGCCCCGGTGGGTTGCCGCCGCTGGTGCGCAATGTGCCCGAACTCGTGCGCTGGTCCGATGCCCACCCGATGCGCGAACTCCTTCAGCCGTGCCGCGAACTGTCCGACCGCCAGCGCGCGCGGATGGAAGCGGGGTTGGCGCGGAGCGAGGCACAAACGACATGGGCCGGGCGCGTGCTGTTCGCTCTGGGGCTGACGGGCGCGTTCGGCGGACTTCTGAGCGGGTACGCGACCGCACGCGGACTGACTCGGCGCGCCGCTCATCTGTCGGTTCGGGTGCGGGCGGTTCAGGCCGAACTCGATCAGGAAGTGGGAGCGCTGACGGTCGAGGCGGCGCGTCCGACCGGGAACCTCGATGCGCAACTGGATTACGTGGTCGGGCGCGTGAAGGAAGTGTGCCAGCGCCTTCAGGAACAAGAGCGCGGGTTGCTTCGCGCCGAGCAACTCGCGGCGGTTGGTCAACTCGCTGCCGGCATCGCGCACGAGGTTCGCAACCCGTTGACCGGGATCAAGTTCTTGGTCGAAGGCGCTCTCCGCCCCGCGCGCGCGACCCCGCTTACTGATGAAGATCTCCGGCTCATTCGACAGGAAGTCGTTCGTATCGAGAGAACCGTGCAAGGGCTTTTGGACTTCGCACGCACCCCCACGCTCGATCGTCACCGGTACGACCTACGGGAACTGGTGGCTGAAGCCGCGGGTGTTGCACGCAGTCGGGCCGAGGCGAAACCGGTGACCCTGCGTGTCACCCCGGCTCCGGTCGTGGCACCTGCATCCGTGGACCGTGACCAATTCCTGTCGCTGCTCACGAATCTGCTCCTCAACGCGATCGACGCGACGCCGCCGGGCGGTGAGGTCCAGGTGTGCACGAGTGCGACACCGAACGGAACCGTGACGGTTGAAGTCGCCGATACCGGAACAGGAATCGACCCGCGCATCGCGGACAAATTGTTCACTCCGTTCGCCACCACGAAACCGACCGGCACGGGCCTGGGACTGACCATTGCCCAGCGCGTCGCACGCGACCACGGTGGAACGCTGACCGCCGCCAACCAAGTTAGCGGCGGGGCGTGTTTCACGCTGACTCTACCCGCTGTGGGAGGACTTAATGCCGAAGCTCTTGGTCGTTGA
- a CDS encoding sigma-54-dependent transcriptional regulator — translation MPKLLVVDDEPIICHSFRRVFAAPDVEILTAGTIAEGWRRVEQDRPDVIVLDLQLPDGSGLDLFERIRTADPKRPVIFITAHGTTETTIEAMKHGAFDYLLKPLDLEQMSGVLGRAFEAARLMRESAALPDDPGGDRIIGRSPLMQEMCKQIGRIAPQDVNVLILGESGTGKELVARAIYSHSRRAARPFMALNCAAIPDALVESELFGHEQGAFTGADRKRIGKFEQCGDGTLLLDEIGDMPLAAQAKMLRVLQDQTFERLGGSQPIATHVRVLAATNQYLEQLIANGRFRNDLYYRLKVVTIHVPALRERKADIPELAHYFLFRYAREANRDLRGFAPETLDLLQRYDWPGNVRELQNCIQAAVYQTSGRTLLPADLPGLVDVPPAPPSPSTPDAPPAFDLTTTIESMLQDGGRDVHKRVIALVERELIARALRHTHGHQMQASELLGINRTTLRTKLRELGITLDKVVTDQGGE, via the coding sequence ATGCCGAAGCTCTTGGTCGTTGATGACGAGCCGATCATCTGCCACTCGTTCCGCCGGGTCTTCGCCGCGCCCGATGTGGAGATTCTCACGGCCGGGACGATCGCCGAGGGCTGGCGCCGCGTCGAACAGGACCGCCCCGACGTGATCGTCCTGGATCTCCAACTCCCGGACGGGTCCGGACTCGATCTGTTCGAGCGCATCCGGACCGCGGACCCGAAGCGCCCGGTTATTTTCATCACCGCGCACGGGACCACCGAAACGACCATTGAGGCGATGAAGCACGGCGCGTTCGACTACCTGCTCAAGCCACTCGACCTGGAGCAGATGAGCGGCGTGCTCGGGCGCGCGTTCGAGGCCGCCCGGCTCATGCGCGAGTCGGCCGCGCTCCCGGACGACCCCGGCGGGGACCGGATCATCGGCCGATCGCCGCTCATGCAGGAGATGTGTAAGCAGATCGGCCGGATCGCCCCGCAAGACGTGAACGTGCTGATCCTGGGCGAGAGCGGGACCGGCAAGGAGCTTGTGGCCCGGGCGATTTACTCACACAGTCGGCGCGCGGCCCGGCCGTTTATGGCACTCAACTGCGCGGCCATTCCGGACGCGCTCGTTGAGAGCGAGCTATTTGGGCACGAACAGGGTGCGTTTACGGGGGCCGATCGCAAGCGTATCGGCAAGTTCGAGCAGTGCGGAGACGGGACGCTCTTGCTCGACGAGATCGGCGACATGCCCCTCGCCGCGCAAGCGAAGATGCTCCGCGTGCTGCAAGACCAGACGTTCGAGCGCCTGGGCGGGAGCCAGCCCATTGCAACCCACGTCCGCGTGCTCGCCGCGACCAATCAGTACCTCGAACAACTCATTGCCAACGGGCGGTTCCGGAACGATCTCTATTACCGGCTAAAAGTGGTCACGATCCACGTACCAGCACTGCGGGAGCGCAAGGCCGATATCCCGGAACTGGCGCACTACTTCTTGTTCCGGTACGCGCGCGAAGCCAATCGCGACCTGCGCGGGTTCGCCCCCGAAACATTGGACCTACTCCAGCGCTACGACTGGCCGGGGAACGTCCGCGAGTTGCAGAACTGCATTCAGGCCGCGGTCTACCAGACTTCGGGACGGACGCTCTTACCGGCTGATTTACCGGGACTCGTCGACGTTCCACCCGCTCCGCCTTCTCCTTCCACTCCCGATGCGCCGCCCGCGTTCGACCTGACGACGACAATCGAATCGATGCTCCAGGACGGTGGAAGGGACGTACACAAGCGAGTGATTGCACTCGTGGAACGCGAACTGATCGCGCGGGCGCTGCGCCACACTCACGGTCACCAGATGCAGGCGAGCGAGTTGCTCGGCATCAACCGCACTACTCTGCGCACCAAACTCAGGGAACTCGGCATCACGCTCGATAAGGTGGTGACGGATCAGGGCGGTGAATGA
- a CDS encoding methyl-accepting chemotaxis protein codes for MNWFRNQTITTKLLLGFSLVCAIVVTCGVFGYRGLSSSREAMRVLYEDYTVAGTDLAKTSVTLARYRSNMVVVTNAKDTQTADRLLDEQKALREQIIASLDAYAATVLRVSRSGRDERKDLDKVRGAVKEYIDATFVTIEAVRAQLNTTSPSERDEWKQKASQALALAGGKFNAAAAAIEELIKTVTTVAKEINEDGNATAASAQSTLVGGTIATAIMSMLIGVTIARSITGPLGRTVTVLEGVARGDLSKRADADSQDEVGRMAVALNAAIGSLVAAKEAERVQVEKDRQRAEREATETRERTEREAAAVRAQAEQERVQAIELQQKMNAVVTTVNAMAAGDFTQNVPDLGTDAVGLMASALNKAILAVRTALEGVREVSEQLADASGQLSAASDEISTGAQEQASSLEETASTLEEITATVRQNADSAQQARQLASSSRDVAEKGGQVVGNAVEAMSEINGASKKIADIITTIDEIAFQTNLLALNAAVEAARAGEQGRGFAVVASEVRNLAQRSATSAKEIKSLIEDSVKKVDAGTELVNQSGSTLGEIVTSVKRVTDIITEIAAAGKEQSVGIEQVNKAVSQMDAVTQKNASQTEEMSATAQTLTDQAAQLRDLVARFKLGGNGRSVPRPAARGKSSGSKSRPAVARAKSTVHELDQFANAGDDGFTEF; via the coding sequence ATGAACTGGTTCCGCAATCAGACGATTACGACCAAGCTGTTGCTCGGATTCTCCCTCGTGTGCGCCATCGTCGTGACGTGCGGGGTATTCGGGTACCGCGGGCTATCGAGTTCCCGGGAGGCGATGCGGGTTCTGTACGAGGACTACACGGTCGCGGGCACCGATCTGGCCAAAACCTCGGTCACTTTGGCCCGGTACCGGAGCAATATGGTCGTCGTGACGAACGCAAAAGACACCCAAACCGCCGACCGGCTCCTCGACGAGCAAAAGGCTCTGCGCGAGCAAATCATCGCCAGTCTTGACGCATACGCGGCAACAGTGTTGCGCGTGTCTCGGAGCGGGCGCGACGAACGCAAGGATCTGGATAAGGTCCGCGGCGCCGTGAAAGAGTACATCGACGCCACGTTCGTCACGATCGAGGCGGTCCGCGCCCAACTGAACACAACCTCCCCGAGTGAGCGGGACGAGTGGAAACAGAAAGCTTCTCAAGCTCTGGCCTTGGCGGGGGGGAAATTCAACGCGGCCGCGGCCGCGATTGAGGAACTCATTAAGACCGTCACGACGGTGGCCAAAGAGATCAACGAGGACGGGAACGCGACCGCGGCTTCGGCCCAGTCGACGCTCGTCGGAGGGACGATCGCAACGGCGATCATGAGCATGTTGATCGGGGTGACGATCGCGCGCTCCATCACCGGCCCCCTCGGGCGCACCGTCACGGTGCTCGAGGGCGTGGCCAGGGGCGACCTCAGCAAGCGCGCCGACGCGGACTCCCAGGACGAGGTCGGACGGATGGCCGTGGCCCTGAACGCAGCGATCGGTTCTTTGGTGGCCGCCAAAGAAGCCGAGCGCGTGCAGGTCGAGAAGGACCGCCAGCGCGCCGAGCGCGAGGCCACCGAAACGCGCGAGCGCACCGAGCGCGAGGCCGCGGCCGTGCGCGCCCAGGCCGAACAGGAGCGGGTCCAGGCCATCGAGCTCCAGCAGAAGATGAACGCCGTGGTGACCACAGTTAACGCGATGGCTGCGGGCGACTTCACTCAGAACGTACCCGACCTGGGCACCGACGCGGTCGGGCTGATGGCTTCCGCGCTCAATAAGGCCATCCTCGCCGTGCGCACCGCCTTGGAGGGCGTGCGCGAGGTGTCCGAGCAACTCGCCGATGCCTCGGGCCAATTGTCTGCGGCCAGCGACGAGATCTCGACCGGTGCTCAAGAACAAGCATCGAGCCTGGAAGAAACCGCGAGTACGCTCGAAGAAATCACCGCGACCGTGCGCCAGAACGCGGACAGCGCCCAGCAAGCACGGCAGCTCGCCAGCAGCTCCCGGGACGTCGCCGAAAAGGGCGGTCAGGTCGTGGGCAACGCGGTCGAGGCGATGAGCGAGATCAACGGCGCGTCGAAGAAGATCGCGGACATCATCACGACGATCGACGAGATCGCGTTCCAGACGAACCTGCTCGCCCTGAACGCCGCGGTCGAAGCGGCACGAGCCGGGGAACAGGGCCGCGGGTTCGCCGTCGTCGCATCCGAGGTGCGTAACCTGGCCCAACGCAGTGCGACCTCGGCGAAGGAGATCAAGTCGCTCATCGAGGACTCGGTCAAGAAGGTCGACGCGGGCACCGAACTCGTCAACCAGTCCGGTTCCACACTCGGTGAGATCGTGACGAGCGTGAAGCGCGTGACGGACATCATCACCGAGATCGCCGCCGCGGGCAAAGAACAGTCCGTGGGCATCGAGCAGGTCAACAAGGCCGTCTCACAGATGGACGCCGTGACCCAGAAGAACGCTTCGCAAACCGAAGAAATGTCCGCCACGGCCCAAACCCTTACCGATCAGGCCGCCCAGCTCCGCGACCTCGTCGCTCGGTTTAAGCTCGGGGGTAACGGACGCTCGGTGCCGCGCCCGGCCGCTCGGGGCAAGTCCTCCGGCTCCAAGTCCCGCCCCGCGGTTGCTCGGGCCAAGAGCACGGTCCACGAACTCGACCAGTTCGCCAACGCGGGGGACGACGGGTTCACCGAGTTCTAA
- the frr gene encoding ribosome recycling factor: MNAPQILKDSEDRMEKATDVFRNDLKGLRTGRASPQMLDALRVDNYGTMSPIRDVASVTCPDAATIVIKPYTADSLKEIEKAIRASDLGLAPNNDGKVIRLTMPAMSGDQRKKIVAQLKKSAEAAKVSCRNIRRDGNKHFEDAEKAKTMTEDDRDKGKTKMQDLLKAYEGKIDEIANKKEKEVMEQ, translated from the coding sequence ATGAACGCACCACAGATTTTGAAGGATTCTGAGGACCGGATGGAGAAGGCGACGGACGTGTTCCGCAACGACCTCAAGGGGTTGCGGACCGGGCGCGCGTCCCCCCAAATGCTGGACGCGCTCCGCGTGGACAACTACGGCACGATGTCGCCGATCCGCGACGTGGCCTCGGTAACGTGCCCGGACGCCGCGACCATCGTCATCAAGCCGTACACGGCCGACAGCCTGAAGGAAATCGAGAAGGCGATCCGCGCCAGCGACCTCGGCCTCGCCCCGAACAACGACGGCAAGGTCATCCGGCTGACGATGCCCGCGATGAGCGGCGACCAGCGCAAGAAGATCGTCGCGCAACTCAAGAAATCGGCCGAAGCCGCAAAAGTATCGTGCCGCAACATCCGGCGTGATGGCAACAAGCACTTTGAAGACGCGGAAAAAGCCAAGACCATGACTGAGGACGATCGCGACAAGGGCAAGACGAAGATGCAGGATCTGCTCAAGGCCTACGAGGGCAAGATCGACGAGATCGCCAACAAGAAGGAAAAGGAAGTGATGGAGCAGTGA
- a CDS encoding TIGR02996 domain-containing protein, whose product MHFTDEQPFLDAVFDRFADDRPRLVYADFLDDSGAPERAELIRVQLALARLPEDDPRRPALCDRQAELLTKNRAEWTAHLAGLVETVDFRRGVPDSASVDATTFLERGEELFARLRIRRLSLRDAAPVMAKLAASPLLARVRELDLCNCDLGNSGVNVLARSPFLEKLESLDLGFNRIEDSGVHLLARSSVFPNLTTLALNDNDTIGDTGASALAESPFFAGLTGLDLSGNDIGDTGLGAIITGQSFTRLHSLRITGNHIGDAGVARLTRSALFGRITKAEPELSLRANMIGTAGAAALATAPALAACTALDLSHNYLSDSGVAALLRSPNISRLRALRLGRNQLTDNGVIACCDLFDKLFKHLQFLDLSGNRLTRVGMGVLSARLGSHAVQIDVSGNVQSATAGDAPVAVSGVLDGLLDGVAEAARLKRRVAHPRHLSDS is encoded by the coding sequence ATGCACTTCACGGACGAGCAACCGTTCCTGGACGCGGTGTTCGATCGGTTCGCGGACGACCGACCGCGCCTGGTGTACGCCGACTTTCTTGACGATTCGGGCGCGCCGGAGCGCGCGGAACTGATCCGCGTACAGCTTGCGCTCGCGCGGTTGCCCGAGGACGACCCGCGCCGGCCCGCGCTCTGCGACCGCCAGGCCGAACTGCTGACCAAGAACCGTGCCGAGTGGACCGCGCACCTCGCGGGGTTGGTCGAAACGGTCGATTTCCGGCGCGGCGTACCCGATTCCGCATCGGTCGATGCCACCACGTTCCTCGAACGCGGCGAAGAACTTTTCGCGCGCCTCCGAATCCGCCGATTGAGCCTACGCGACGCGGCCCCCGTAATGGCGAAGTTGGCCGCGTCGCCGTTACTCGCGCGGGTCCGCGAACTCGATCTGTGCAACTGCGACCTCGGTAACAGCGGCGTGAATGTACTCGCGCGATCACCGTTTCTGGAGAAACTCGAATCGCTCGACCTCGGTTTCAACCGGATTGAAGATTCTGGCGTTCACCTGCTCGCCCGAAGCAGTGTCTTCCCGAACTTGACAACGCTCGCCCTCAACGACAACGACACCATCGGCGACACTGGCGCCAGCGCGCTCGCCGAATCACCGTTCTTTGCCGGCTTAACCGGTCTGGATCTCTCCGGAAACGACATCGGTGATACGGGGCTCGGGGCAATCATCACGGGCCAGTCCTTCACGCGACTGCACTCGCTCCGGATTACCGGGAACCATATCGGTGACGCGGGCGTAGCTCGACTCACGCGATCCGCTCTGTTCGGCCGCATTACCAAAGCCGAACCAGAACTGTCGCTCCGCGCCAACATGATCGGCACAGCGGGCGCAGCCGCGCTCGCGACCGCGCCCGCACTCGCAGCGTGTACCGCACTCGACCTGTCGCACAATTACCTCAGCGATTCCGGCGTCGCGGCGTTACTGCGCTCGCCGAATATTAGTCGGCTCCGGGCTCTCCGGCTGGGGCGCAATCAGCTCACAGATAACGGTGTAATCGCCTGCTGCGACCTCTTCGACAAACTGTTCAAACACCTTCAATTTCTAGATCTTTCCGGCAATCGGCTCACCCGCGTGGGGATGGGCGTTCTTTCGGCCCGGCTCGGATCGCACGCGGTTCAAATCGATGTGAGCGGGAACGTCCAGTCCGCAACGGCTGGGGACGCTCCGGTTGCGGTTTCCGGGGTACTCGACGGCCTGCTCGACGGGGTCGCAGAAGCCGCGCGGCTCAAGCGGCGAGTGGCCCATCCGCGTCATTTGTCCGACAGTTAG
- a CDS encoding zinc ribbon domain-containing protein, whose protein sequence is MNNTCPTCGALYNVAEKDIGRRLKCKKCRTALMVTDAGLVPAAGTESVPSPDDQDFDTEPRESSFSRRRKKLFAGENPLAPVGGVPGLLFGIGVFFVLFFTFMQVLASASNLRAVEYEKKLALEEEVRIRELLPKGKKDRSELGAEEQKTYDEKKKKIEDDYFVSKRSADESKRSTEIGNKRSRLFEGYGTMFGFMLLSFGCLGFLRTQEALLLRIVAGIILTGMVLGLFRLALGTGAGAGVGVTIG, encoded by the coding sequence ATGAACAACACATGCCCAACGTGTGGGGCACTCTACAACGTGGCCGAGAAGGACATCGGCCGGCGGCTCAAGTGCAAGAAGTGTCGCACGGCCCTCATGGTTACGGACGCCGGTCTGGTCCCGGCTGCGGGAACCGAATCGGTCCCCTCCCCCGACGACCAGGATTTCGATACCGAACCCCGAGAATCGTCGTTCTCACGGAGGCGCAAGAAACTCTTCGCGGGGGAGAACCCGCTCGCCCCTGTTGGCGGTGTTCCGGGTCTTCTGTTCGGTATCGGCGTTTTCTTCGTACTGTTCTTCACGTTCATGCAGGTGCTCGCCTCGGCGTCCAACCTGCGCGCAGTGGAGTACGAGAAGAAGCTCGCGCTGGAAGAAGAGGTCCGCATCCGCGAGTTGCTCCCGAAGGGCAAGAAGGACCGGTCCGAACTCGGCGCGGAAGAGCAGAAAACCTACGACGAGAAGAAGAAGAAAATCGAGGACGATTACTTCGTTTCGAAGAGGTCAGCTGATGAGAGTAAGCGGAGCACTGAAATCGGGAACAAGCGCTCGCGCTTGTTCGAGGGCTACGGCACAATGTTCGGCTTCATGCTGCTCTCGTTCGGGTGCCTGGGCTTCCTGCGCACCCAAGAAGCACTGCTCCTCCGGATCGTCGCGGGAATCATTCTGACGGGCATGGTGCTCGGATTGTTCCGGCTCGCGCTGGGCACAGGGGCCGGGGCCGGGGTGGGTGTAACCATCGGCTAG